The Microplitis demolitor isolate Queensland-Clemson2020A chromosome 8, iyMicDemo2.1a, whole genome shotgun sequence genome has a segment encoding these proteins:
- the LOC103578839 gene encoding uncharacterized protein LOC103578839, with the protein MGFSAVKNNFFNYLLLSLVLISAPIKCTLPEESSSSAFSSSSSSSSTQSPLVATTLGNLYRQARSEHYHAARYASDGSSVSSGAIGVRGEPEHRDAAYYEQRCITCDPNKPLPASRGWRSRTRHDYYDDDPEPRRYRDRYEEYYDRERGYEYDRPRVPAQAFDYERKGPGYEYDRARGPPYDYDRAEPYVRHEPARPIPYYDRYDMLMGRDRLHDMRYDRNYDRFFDRGNGYDNLDQRHGYRHDPYDRRPTDDPYVRYDRYNRISPNRGYENDYWDPYEKNYRRRPYEDRQDWYDKTSGRGGPDSRGYYSSSAWGPGYDRGYASAWNYMGHRDSWRYTGRDRDSGDNWKDLNRDRDSGSYRPRDYFYDSTVPPGGLRGTSYLYDRAESSTKPDSTERDKPTSSPQAQDNKVYKD; encoded by the exons ATGGGCTTTAgtgctgtaaaaaataatttttttaattacttg TTATTATCTCTGGTGCTGATAAGTGCTCCGATAAAATGCACCCTGCCAGAGGAATCATCTTCGTCAGCTTTCTCTTCGTCCTCATCCTCATCGTCGACGCAAAGTCCCCTGGTGGCCACAACTCTCGGTAATTTGTACCGTCAAGCTCGCTCTGAGCACTATCACGCTGCCAGATATGCTTCTGATGGTTCGTCAGTTTCTTCTGGTGCCATTGGGGTAAGAGGCGAACCAGAACACCGTGATGCCGCTTATTACGAGCAACGCTGTATCACTTGCGATCCTAATAAGCCACTTCCCGCATCTCGAGG ATGGAGATCTAGAACGAGACATGATTACTATGATGATGATCCAGAGCCACGAAGATACAGGGATAGGTATGAAGAGTATTACGATCGTGAACGGGGTTATGAGTACGATAGACCCCGAGTGCCTGCTCAGGCATTCGATTACGAGCGCAAAGGACCTGGTTATGAGTATGATAGAGCTCGAGGGCCACCTTATGACTACGACCGAGCTGAACCTTATGTGAGACATGAACCCGCCCGACCCATACCCTATTACGACCG ATACGACATGCTCATGGGACGAGATCGGCTCCATGACATGAGATATGACCGCAACTACGATCGGTTTTTCGACCGCGGCAATGGCTACGACAACTTGGATCAACGCCATGGCTATCGGCACGACCCTTACGACAGGCGACCTACTGACGATCCTTATGTTCGGTACGATCGTTATAATCGCATTAGTCCTAATCG TGGATACGAAAACGATTACTGGGATCCTTATGAAAAGAACTACCGAAGACGTCCATACGAGGATCGACAAGATTGGTATGACAAAACTTCAGGACGAGGTGGTCCAGACTCTCGAGGATACTACTCATCTAGCGCTTGGGGACCAGGATATGATAGGGGATACGCGAGTGCTTGGAATTATATGGGCCATAGAGACAGCTGGAGATATACCGGACGAGATCGTGACTCCGG GGATAATTGGAAAGACTTGAACAGAGATCGTGATTCTGG GTCTTATCGACCGAGAGATTATTTTTACGACAGCACCGTGCCGCCAGGCGGGTTGAGGGGGACAAGCTATCTGTACGATCGAGCTGAATCTTCGACCAAACCCGACTCGACTGAACGTGACAAGCCAACCAGCTCGCCCCAGGCGCAAGATAATAAAGTCTACAAGGATTAA